Proteins encoded within one genomic window of Flavobacterium gilvum:
- a CDS encoding Cof-type HAD-IIB family hydrolase, which yields MKEVEYKMIVLDMDDTLLTDDHTISDENKEMIFKAQEKGVYVVLASGRPTLAMTKYAKELKLDFYNSYMLSYNGAVITDLKEDKILFEQTLTKEQIHELYDYSQKTNTHIITYVNDEIVSETDSEFIEIEKHITGLAHNKVDNFKDAVQSNAVKCILLEEPSYLKNVEDDLKQAMPHLSVSMSKPFFLEVAQQGIDKAHSLKKLAKKLDIHQSEIIAVGNAGNDLTMVEYAGLGVWVDNVTPELRDKADVIVASNNDDGVAEVIRRFILN from the coding sequence ATGAAAGAAGTAGAATATAAAATGATTGTTTTGGATATGGATGATACGTTGTTGACAGACGATCACACTATATCTGATGAGAATAAAGAAATGATTTTTAAGGCTCAGGAAAAAGGAGTTTATGTTGTTTTGGCTTCCGGAAGACCTACTTTGGCAATGACAAAATATGCCAAAGAACTGAAATTGGATTTTTATAATTCCTATATGCTCTCCTATAATGGCGCTGTAATTACCGATTTGAAAGAAGATAAAATTCTGTTTGAGCAAACTTTGACCAAAGAGCAAATTCACGAATTGTATGATTATAGTCAAAAAACAAATACACATATCATTACTTATGTAAATGATGAAATTGTTAGTGAAACCGACTCAGAATTTATTGAAATCGAAAAACACATTACAGGTTTGGCACACAATAAAGTAGATAATTTCAAGGATGCTGTGCAATCGAATGCGGTGAAATGTATTTTGCTTGAAGAGCCATCTTATTTAAAAAATGTTGAAGACGATTTGAAACAGGCTATGCCACATTTGAGTGTGTCTATGTCTAAGCCGTTTTTTCTTGAAGTGGCACAACAGGGAATTGACAAAGCGCATAGTTTGAAAAAATTGGCTAAGAAATTGGATATTCATCAGAGTGAAATCATTGCCGTTGGAAATGCAGGAAACGATTTAACCATGGTAGAATACGCTGGATTGGGTGTTTGGGTGGATAATGTGACACCTGAATTGAGAGATAAAGCAGATGTTATTGTGGCTTCGAATAATGATGATGGTGTTGCTGAAGTAATCAGACGGTTTATTTTGAATTAA
- a CDS encoding DUF6929 family protein, with the protein MEKFTLELLFHIIGIGSASGLIFKDNNLFIIGDNSGFLYEYNIDSKDLHRHGMIENPTENIAKSDKPDFEAITHFGDTLYVFGSGSTEKRNRLVQINTAEKKISYDELTNLYAVMQQFGEIKPEDFNIEGAVYTGEEWYLLNRGNGKSGKNVLFTIQGKNLINEFSIVANNYKLPKIKGVRSSFTDAVALDDKIYFLATAEDTDSTYNDGEILGSFIGCIDAKTMKITFTKKISDSHKFEGLTVYKNSSDTIEFLLCEDNDTEILETNIYKLSLKK; encoded by the coding sequence ATGGAAAAATTCACACTCGAACTGTTGTTTCATATTATCGGAATCGGTTCGGCTTCGGGGCTTATCTTCAAAGACAATAACTTATTTATCATAGGAGACAATAGCGGTTTTTTATACGAATACAATATCGACTCCAAAGACCTGCATCGCCACGGAATGATAGAAAACCCAACCGAAAATATCGCAAAAAGTGACAAACCCGATTTTGAGGCGATTACACATTTTGGCGATACACTCTATGTTTTTGGTTCGGGTTCTACAGAGAAAAGGAATAGATTGGTTCAAATCAACACTGCCGAAAAAAAAATAAGCTACGATGAACTCACCAATTTGTATGCGGTTATGCAACAATTTGGCGAAATAAAACCCGAAGATTTCAATATCGAAGGGGCTGTTTACACTGGTGAAGAATGGTATTTATTAAACAGAGGCAACGGAAAATCGGGTAAAAATGTACTCTTCACCATTCAAGGCAAAAACCTGATTAACGAATTCAGCATCGTTGCCAATAATTATAAATTACCCAAAATAAAAGGAGTTCGCAGTAGTTTCACCGATGCTGTTGCACTTGATGATAAAATTTATTTTTTGGCTACCGCCGAAGACACTGATTCTACTTATAATGATGGTGAAATTCTAGGAAGTTTCATTGGTTGTATTGATGCCAAAACCATGAAGATTACTTTTACCAAAAAAATCAGTGATTCTCACAAATTTGAAGGGCTGACTGTTTACAAAAATTCCTCCGATACAATTGAATTCCTTCTTTGTGAAGACAACGATACCGAAATTTTGGAAACTAATATTTATAAATTGAGTTTAAAAAAGTAA
- a CDS encoding DEAD/DEAH box helicase: protein MKLKKINQVLQEALIDCGLTEANEMQKETFSTIKSGADAIIVSSKSSGKSTAIVINVIQQLVCEGEESPRALIIVEDKAKVQELESLFEKFGKFTNLRVYGVHEKGDMDYDKNYISAGIDVLIGTPIKLSDMFSTAGYNVNRLRMFILDDADEILKMRHETKIMRISNSIAKTQRLVFTDRLTERIEILADKMLVEPYVFDFEEEYDEEEYDQDEEDFDEEESVTPDVDDFEEEEEIDGEEEE from the coding sequence ATGAAACTAAAGAAAATAAATCAAGTATTGCAGGAAGCCTTAATCGATTGTGGGTTGACGGAAGCCAATGAAATGCAAAAAGAAACTTTTTCAACCATAAAAAGTGGTGCTGATGCGATTATCGTTTCTTCCAAAAGTTCTGGAAAATCAACCGCTATTGTGATTAATGTTATTCAGCAATTGGTTTGTGAAGGAGAGGAATCCCCTCGAGCCTTAATAATTGTGGAAGACAAAGCCAAAGTTCAGGAGTTGGAAAGTCTTTTTGAAAAATTTGGAAAATTTACCAATTTGAGGGTTTACGGTGTTCATGAAAAAGGCGATATGGATTATGATAAAAATTATATTTCGGCAGGTATCGATGTTCTTATTGGGACTCCAATTAAGTTGAGTGATATGTTTAGTACAGCTGGATATAATGTAAACCGATTGAGAATGTTTATTCTCGATGACGCTGACGAGATTCTGAAAATGCGCCATGAAACAAAAATCATGCGAATTTCAAACAGTATTGCCAAAACTCAGCGTCTTGTTTTTACTGATCGTTTGACTGAACGAATTGAAATTCTAGCCGACAAAATGTTGGTTGAGCCTTATGTTTTTGATTTTGAAGAGGAATACGACGAAGAGGAATATGACCAAGATGAAGAAGATTTTGATGAAGAAGAATCAGTTACACCAGATGTAGATGATTTTGAAGAAGAGGAAGAAATTGATGGTGAAGAAGAGGAATAA
- a CDS encoding ABC transporter permease, whose translation MSIISLIIKREFVAKVRNRSFIVMTFLSPLLFVAVAGFVAYLSSMKPETKLIGIHDESGLFVNEFMAQNHKNSEYKYLDYSKINLQVLKDSITRENYEALLYVPKTAVNKDLETKIMLVSNESPSIVFIEKTQRIIADKLTKTNLENAHLDTLTIKKAQANVVLNLIKASGEESIKGLNEIKIAIGAAFGYLIMMFIIIYGNMVMRSVIEEKTNRIVEIIISSVKPFQLMMGKIIGTSLAGLLQFLIWTLIGLSLMFAASAFFGVNIGATSSVSPEVVHMAEQEFTGTAQMYIREIWNLPIASILISFIVYFIGGYFLYSSFYAAIGAAVDNQTDSQQFLLPIIMPLMLSVYIGFFTVINNPHGTVAVVFSMIPLTSPIVMLMRIPFGVPWWQIAISVSLLFATFFGVVWFAGKIYRVGILMYGKKPSWKELYKWLKY comes from the coding sequence ATGAGTATTATTTCATTAATTATAAAAAGAGAATTTGTTGCCAAAGTTCGCAATAGGTCATTTATTGTCATGACTTTTTTGAGTCCGTTGCTGTTTGTTGCAGTTGCCGGGTTTGTTGCGTATTTGAGTTCCATGAAACCCGAAACAAAACTCATTGGCATTCATGACGAATCAGGTTTGTTTGTCAATGAATTCATGGCACAAAACCATAAAAACAGTGAGTATAAATACCTGGATTACTCCAAAATTAATCTTCAGGTGTTGAAAGACAGTATTACAAGAGAAAATTATGAGGCCTTGCTTTATGTGCCAAAAACGGCTGTAAATAAAGACTTGGAGACAAAAATCATGTTGGTTTCGAATGAAAGTCCAAGCATTGTTTTTATAGAAAAAACCCAAAGAATTATTGCTGATAAATTGACAAAGACTAATTTGGAAAATGCCCATTTGGATACTTTGACAATAAAAAAAGCCCAAGCCAACGTGGTTCTGAATTTGATTAAGGCTTCGGGAGAGGAAAGTATTAAGGGACTCAATGAAATTAAAATTGCAATAGGAGCTGCTTTTGGTTATTTGATTATGATGTTTATAATCATTTATGGAAATATGGTGATGCGCAGTGTCATCGAAGAAAAAACCAATCGCATTGTGGAGATTATTATTTCTTCGGTAAAACCATTCCAGCTTATGATGGGAAAAATTATCGGGACTTCATTGGCCGGTTTGTTGCAATTTTTGATTTGGACCCTTATCGGTTTATCACTAATGTTTGCGGCTTCAGCATTTTTTGGTGTCAATATTGGGGCAACTTCGAGTGTTTCTCCAGAGGTGGTTCATATGGCCGAACAGGAATTTACAGGAACAGCCCAAATGTATATCAGGGAAATATGGAATCTGCCTATCGCCAGTATTTTAATCAGTTTTATAGTTTATTTCATAGGAGGATATTTTTTATACAGTTCTTTTTATGCCGCAATTGGGGCTGCAGTTGATAATCAAACAGACTCGCAGCAATTTCTTTTGCCAATTATAATGCCATTGATGCTTAGTGTTTACATCGGTTTTTTTACGGTTATCAATAATCCGCACGGGACGGTTGCAGTGGTGTTCTCGATGATACCGCTTACATCCCCGATAGTGATGCTTATGCGTATTCCTTTTGGTGTGCCATGGTGGCAAATTGCAATTTCCGTATCTTTGTTGTTTGCAACATTTTTTGGAGTGGTTTGGTTTGCCGGAAAAATTTACAGAGTTGGAATTTTGATGTATGGAAAAAAACCGAGTTGGAAAGAATTGTATAAATGGCTTAAATATTAG
- the mtaB gene encoding tRNA (N(6)-L-threonylcarbamoyladenosine(37)-C(2))-methylthiotransferase MtaB gives MEKRKKVAFYTLGCKLNFSETSTIARNLEDEGFDRVDFEEVADMYVINTCSVTENADKQFKQVVRKAMKLNDKAFVAAVGCYAQLKPEELANVDGVDLVLGATEKFKLGDYINDLSKNDFGEVHSCEIAEADFYVGSYSIGDRTRAFLKVQDGCDYKCTYCTIPLARGISRSDALENVLKNAYEISKQNIKEIVLTGVNIGDYGKGEFGNKKHEHTFLELVQALDQVEGIERLRISSIEPNLLKNETIEFVSKSRTFVPHFHIPLQSGSNDILKLMKRRYLREVYTERVNKIREVMPDACIGVDVIVGFPGETDEHFLETYHFLNELNISYLHVFTYSERDNTEAVEMEGVVPSNVRAKRSKMLRGLSVKKRRAFYESQLGSTRTVLFEGENKEGYIHGFTENYVKVKTPWNPELVNTLHEINLTKIDEDGSVRMEFVSQLV, from the coding sequence ATGGAAAAAAGAAAAAAAGTAGCCTTTTATACCTTAGGCTGTAAACTGAACTTTTCAGAAACATCGACCATCGCACGTAATTTGGAAGATGAAGGTTTTGACCGCGTCGATTTTGAAGAAGTGGCCGATATGTATGTTATCAATACTTGTTCGGTTACAGAGAATGCCGATAAACAATTCAAACAAGTGGTTCGCAAGGCGATGAAGCTGAACGACAAAGCTTTTGTCGCTGCCGTGGGTTGCTACGCGCAATTGAAACCCGAAGAATTAGCCAATGTTGATGGAGTGGATTTGGTTCTTGGTGCCACCGAAAAATTCAAATTGGGGGATTATATCAATGATTTATCGAAGAATGATTTTGGAGAAGTGCATTCCTGTGAGATAGCCGAAGCCGATTTTTACGTTGGCAGTTATTCGATTGGGGACAGAACCCGTGCTTTTCTCAAAGTGCAGGACGGTTGCGATTATAAATGTACCTATTGTACAATTCCGCTTGCCAGAGGAATTTCGAGAAGTGATGCATTGGAAAATGTATTGAAGAATGCCTACGAAATTTCGAAACAAAATATAAAAGAAATTGTTTTGACCGGCGTAAACATTGGTGATTATGGCAAAGGAGAATTTGGGAACAAAAAACACGAACATACTTTTCTGGAATTAGTTCAGGCTCTTGACCAAGTAGAAGGAATCGAAAGGTTGCGTATTTCATCCATCGAACCTAATTTGTTGAAAAATGAAACCATCGAATTTGTGTCAAAAAGCAGAACTTTTGTGCCACATTTCCATATTCCGTTACAATCAGGAAGCAATGATATTTTGAAATTGATGAAACGCCGTTATTTGCGTGAAGTATATACGGAACGAGTGAATAAGATTCGCGAAGTAATGCCGGATGCCTGTATTGGTGTGGATGTGATTGTTGGTTTTCCTGGTGAAACCGATGAACATTTCCTAGAAACGTATCATTTCCTTAATGAATTGAATATTTCGTATCTGCATGTTTTCACGTATTCGGAGAGAGATAATACAGAAGCAGTCGAAATGGAAGGCGTTGTTCCTTCTAATGTCCGTGCCAAACGAAGCAAAATGCTAAGAGGTTTATCGGTGAAAAAACGCCGTGCTTTTTACGAAAGCCAGTTGGGAAGTACAAGAACTGTACTTTTTGAAGGAGAAAATAAAGAAGGCTATATTCACGGTTTTACCGAAAATTATGTAAAAGTAAAAACGCCTTGGAATCCGGAATTGGTAAATACGTTGCATGAAATCAATTTGACAAAAATCGATGAAGACGGCAGTGTGAGAATGGAGTTTGTCTCACAATTGGTTTAG
- a CDS encoding ABC-F family ATP-binding cassette domain-containing protein: MLILQNISYTHPNKNLLFCDINLTVNKHEKTALIGNNGIGKSTLLKIIANDLQYSGGLQSADVQPYYIPQIFGQYNHLTIAQALKIDKKLNALKEILNGNVTEKNYSLLDDDWTIEDRCNDALQHWQLADFCLSQKMETLSGGQKTKVFLAGISIHQPELVLLDEPSNHLDISGRQLLYDFIQSTKSTLMVVSHDKKLLNLLDTVFELSKNGIKVYGGNYDFYKVQKQVENNALSKDIQSKEKSLRKAKEKERETIERLQKLDSRGKGKQEKSGVARIMMNTLRNNAENSTSKIKNVHAEKIGGISQDLQELRSSLPEIDKIKFGFDNSALHKGKILFAATSINFAYSAQPLWKNNMDFQILSGERIALKGTNGSGKTTLIKLILGNIEQQTGIIYRAENKSVYIDQDYSLLENKLKVYEQAEEFNISALQEHEIKMRLNRFLFSKDDWDKSCSELSGGERMRLLLCCLTINSESPDIIILDEPTNNLDIQNVEILTTAINEYQGTLIVVSHDETFLGQINIERAIELPK; encoded by the coding sequence ATGCTTATTCTTCAAAATATTTCATATACACACCCAAACAAAAATTTGCTGTTTTGTGATATCAATCTTACGGTAAATAAACACGAAAAGACAGCGTTAATAGGCAATAACGGAATTGGGAAATCCACACTTCTCAAAATTATTGCAAATGATCTTCAATATTCAGGCGGACTACAAAGTGCAGATGTTCAGCCTTATTATATTCCGCAAATTTTCGGTCAATACAATCATTTGACTATTGCTCAGGCGTTGAAAATTGATAAAAAACTCAATGCGCTGAAAGAAATTTTGAACGGAAATGTAACCGAAAAAAATTACTCGTTGCTTGACGATGATTGGACTATTGAAGACCGCTGCAATGACGCCTTGCAGCATTGGCAATTGGCCGATTTTTGCTTGTCGCAAAAGATGGAAACATTAAGTGGCGGACAGAAAACAAAAGTTTTTCTTGCGGGTATTTCGATTCATCAACCCGAATTGGTTTTGTTAGACGAGCCAAGTAATCATTTGGATATTTCTGGCAGACAACTTTTGTATGACTTTATCCAATCGACAAAAAGCACATTGATGGTTGTTAGCCACGACAAAAAATTACTCAATCTTTTGGACACCGTTTTTGAATTAAGCAAAAATGGAATTAAAGTTTATGGTGGTAATTATGATTTTTACAAAGTACAAAAGCAAGTTGAAAACAATGCTTTGAGTAAAGATATTCAAAGTAAGGAAAAATCATTGCGAAAAGCCAAAGAAAAAGAAAGAGAAACGATTGAAAGACTTCAAAAATTAGACAGTCGGGGAAAAGGCAAACAAGAAAAATCAGGTGTTGCCCGAATAATGATGAACACTTTGAGAAACAATGCCGAAAACAGCACTTCAAAAATAAAGAATGTTCACGCGGAAAAGATTGGAGGGATTTCTCAAGATTTACAGGAACTTCGTTCTTCTTTGCCTGAAATTGATAAAATTAAATTCGGTTTTGATAATTCAGCGTTGCACAAAGGGAAAATTTTGTTCGCGGCAACAAGCATCAATTTTGCTTACAGCGCACAACCGCTTTGGAAAAACAACATGGATTTTCAAATTTTAAGTGGTGAACGTATTGCTCTGAAAGGAACAAACGGTTCGGGAAAAACAACTTTGATAAAACTTATTTTAGGAAATATAGAACAGCAAACAGGAATAATTTATAGAGCAGAAAATAAATCAGTTTACATTGACCAAGATTATTCCTTGCTTGAAAATAAACTGAAAGTATACGAACAAGCTGAAGAGTTCAATATTTCTGCACTGCAGGAGCACGAAATCAAGATGAGGCTTAACCGTTTTTTGTTTTCCAAAGATGATTGGGACAAATCCTGTAGTGAGTTGAGTGGCGGAGAAAGAATGCGTTTGTTGCTTTGCTGTTTGACAATTAACAGCGAATCACCTGATATTATTATTCTGGACGAACCGACAAACAATTTAGATATTCAAAATGTTGAAATATTGACTACAGCCATAAACGAGTACCAAGGAACTTTGATTGTTGTATCTCATGATGAAACATTTTTGGGACAAATAAATATTGAACGTGCAATAGAACTCCCAAAATAA
- a CDS encoding putative signal transducing protein gives MGLMKVFSGSEILALALQEKIEAAGVETLVKNNIQSARMSGFPNSDSAVEVFIEEKDFAKANPVIEEFRLSI, from the coding sequence ATGGGATTAATGAAAGTTTTTTCGGGAAGTGAAATTTTGGCATTGGCTTTGCAAGAGAAAATAGAAGCTGCAGGTGTGGAGACTTTGGTGAAAAATAACATTCAATCGGCAAGGATGTCAGGTTTTCCAAATTCGGACTCAGCTGTTGAAGTGTTTATTGAAGAAAAGGATTTTGCAAAAGCTAATCCTGTCATCGAAGAATTCAGGTTGAGTATCTAA
- a CDS encoding MATE family efflux transporter translates to MTFSQYTKEFAYNIKLAYPVILGMLGHTLIGIVDNYMVGNLGSTELAAVSLGNSFIFLALAIGIGFSTAITPLTAEADAEKNQKKIRTTFHHGLLLCTVLGVSLCLVTMLSKQLMYFMDQPEAVVVLAAPYIDWVAFSLIPVVMYQGYKQFADGLSLTKYSMYAIILANVVHIFFNYVLIYGFWIFPKLGVIGAALGTVISRIMMVVFMHYLMKHNAIMKPYFKNFTFKEIKKSIVKKIVALGIPSAMQMLFEVTLFTAAIWLSGTLGKNSQAANQIALIMASSTFMVAMGLSVTAMIRVSHSKGLADYKNLIVVARSIFLLVVIVETFFALVFVTLHNFLPHLFLNMDDPTQAIDNAEIIGITSKLLLIAAIFQISDGVQVVVLGALRGMQDVKIPMYITFVAYWIVGFPISFYLGKYTDLKAVGVWIGLLAGLTAAALFLYIRFARLTRKMVLEKGE, encoded by the coding sequence ATGACTTTTTCACAATACACCAAAGAATTCGCTTACAATATTAAACTTGCTTACCCTGTAATTCTGGGGATGCTCGGGCATACTTTGATAGGAATTGTGGATAATTATATGGTTGGGAATTTGGGTTCAACCGAGTTGGCGGCCGTTTCTTTGGGGAATAGTTTTATCTTTTTGGCATTGGCAATCGGGATTGGGTTTTCGACAGCAATAACGCCTTTGACCGCCGAAGCGGATGCCGAGAAAAACCAAAAGAAAATTAGGACTACCTTTCATCATGGATTGTTGCTGTGTACTGTTTTGGGCGTTTCGTTGTGTTTGGTGACGATGTTGTCCAAGCAATTGATGTACTTTATGGATCAGCCTGAAGCAGTAGTTGTGTTGGCGGCGCCATATATTGACTGGGTAGCTTTTTCACTGATTCCAGTTGTGATGTATCAAGGCTACAAACAGTTTGCAGACGGATTATCTTTGACTAAATATTCTATGTACGCTATTATTTTGGCAAATGTGGTGCATATATTTTTTAATTACGTATTGATTTATGGATTTTGGATTTTTCCAAAATTAGGAGTAATCGGTGCTGCTTTGGGAACTGTTATTTCCAGAATTATGATGGTGGTTTTCATGCATTATTTGATGAAACATAATGCTATTATGAAACCGTATTTTAAAAATTTTACTTTCAAAGAAATCAAAAAATCAATTGTAAAAAAAATAGTTGCGTTGGGAATTCCGTCGGCGATGCAAATGCTGTTTGAAGTGACATTGTTTACGGCGGCGATTTGGCTTTCTGGCACATTGGGAAAAAACAGCCAGGCGGCGAACCAAATTGCTTTGATAATGGCTTCGTCAACCTTCATGGTAGCGATGGGTTTGAGCGTTACGGCTATGATTCGGGTGAGTCATTCCAAAGGTTTGGCAGATTATAAAAACCTGATTGTTGTGGCACGTTCGATTTTTTTATTGGTTGTAATTGTTGAAACTTTTTTTGCTCTCGTTTTTGTTACGCTGCATAATTTTCTACCACATTTGTTTCTGAATATGGATGACCCAACCCAAGCGATTGACAACGCCGAAATTATTGGAATTACCTCAAAATTATTGTTGATTGCTGCCATTTTTCAGATTTCAGATGGAGTTCAGGTGGTGGTTTTAGGTGCCTTGAGAGGAATGCAGGACGTGAAAATTCCCATGTACATTACTTTTGTGGCGTATTGGATTGTAGGTTTCCCGATTTCTTTTTACTTAGGGAAATATACTGATTTGAAAGCGGTTGGGGTTTGGATTGGCCTTTTGGCAGGACTTACTGCTGCCGCGCTGTTTTTGTATATACGCTTTGCGAGGTTGACTAGGAAAATGGTTTTGGAGAAGGGAGAATAA
- a CDS encoding ABC transporter ATP-binding protein, whose amino-acid sequence MSTILEVNKVVKQYGDYVALNEVSLTVPRGSIYGLLGPNGAGKTSLIRIINQITMPDSGKIILDGEILQPKHIQHIGYLPEERGLYSSMKVGEQCLYLAQMKGLSKAEAKKQLEYWFDRLGIQGWWNKKIQELSKGMAQKIQFVVCVLHKPKLLIFDEPFSGFDPVNANVIKDEILALKESGTTIIFSTHRMESVEELCDHIALIHKSNKLIEGKLIDVKRKYKTNTFEVGVLSDNVEGLMYDVTQKFKVGEASFKSLNDEIKLEIQLGNATPNELLHVLSQRGQVMHFVEKIPSVNDIFIQTVTENKNQ is encoded by the coding sequence ATGAGTACTATTCTCGAAGTAAATAAAGTAGTAAAGCAATACGGTGATTATGTAGCACTTAACGAGGTATCATTGACTGTTCCCCGAGGTAGTATATACGGTCTTTTAGGTCCAAATGGAGCAGGAAAAACATCATTGATCCGAATTATCAACCAAATTACGATGCCCGATAGTGGCAAAATTATTCTTGATGGCGAAATACTTCAGCCCAAACACATACAACACATCGGTTATCTTCCAGAAGAAAGAGGTTTGTACAGCAGTATGAAAGTTGGTGAGCAGTGTTTGTATCTGGCTCAAATGAAGGGATTGTCCAAAGCCGAAGCCAAAAAACAGCTTGAATATTGGTTTGACCGTTTGGGAATACAAGGTTGGTGGAATAAGAAAATTCAGGAACTCTCCAAAGGAATGGCTCAGAAAATTCAGTTTGTGGTTTGCGTTTTGCATAAACCTAAATTGTTGATTTTTGATGAACCTTTCTCTGGATTTGATCCGGTAAATGCTAATGTCATCAAAGATGAAATTTTGGCATTGAAAGAATCTGGAACCACCATTATTTTTTCTACACACCGAATGGAAAGCGTTGAAGAATTGTGTGATCATATTGCGCTTATCCACAAATCAAATAAACTGATTGAAGGAAAACTTATTGATGTAAAAAGAAAATACAAAACCAATACTTTTGAAGTTGGTGTCCTGTCGGATAATGTGGAAGGTCTGATGTATGATGTAACCCAGAAATTTAAAGTAGGCGAGGCGAGTTTTAAATCTTTGAATGACGAAATAAAACTCGAGATTCAACTCGGGAATGCCACACCAAACGAATTACTGCATGTCTTATCACAGCGCGGTCAGGTGATGCATTTTGTCGAAAAAATTCCAAGTGTGAATGATATTTTTATTCAAACTGTAACAGAAAATAAAAATCAATAA
- a CDS encoding sigma-54-dependent transcriptional regulator, whose amino-acid sequence MSKILIIEDEEAIRRVLAKILCEENESYEVDVAEDGVAGLGKIKENDYDLVLCDIKMPKMDGVELLEAVKKIDTEIPIVMISGHGDMETAINTMRLGAFDYISKPPDLNRLLNTVRNALDRKKLAVENKILKKKVSKKYEIIGDSETINLVKVMIDKVAQTDARVLITGPNGTGKELVAHQLHDKSDRSSAPMVEVNCAAIPSELIESELFGHVKGAFTSAVKDRAGKFEVANKGTIFLDEIGDMSLSAQAKVLRALQEGIITRVGADNDIKVDVRVIAATNKDLKSEIEAGRFREDLYHRLAVILIKVPSLNDRRDDIPSLIEHFASKIAGEQGNAVKHFSADAINLLKKYDWTGNIRELRNVVERLIILGGNEISESDVKAFASK is encoded by the coding sequence ATGAGCAAAATTTTAATTATCGAAGACGAAGAAGCCATCAGAAGGGTATTAGCCAAAATTCTTTGTGAAGAAAATGAATCTTATGAAGTTGATGTAGCCGAAGATGGAGTTGCAGGTCTGGGAAAAATAAAAGAAAACGACTATGACTTGGTCTTGTGCGACATAAAGATGCCAAAAATGGACGGTGTCGAATTGCTGGAGGCCGTAAAAAAAATAGATACCGAGATTCCTATTGTTATGATATCAGGTCATGGCGATATGGAAACTGCAATAAATACCATGCGTCTTGGTGCATTTGATTATATTTCGAAACCACCGGATTTGAACCGATTATTGAATACGGTTCGAAATGCTTTAGACCGAAAAAAATTGGCGGTTGAGAATAAAATTCTTAAGAAAAAAGTTAGTAAAAAATATGAAATTATAGGAGATAGCGAAACAATCAATCTCGTGAAAGTCATGATTGATAAAGTCGCTCAAACCGATGCGAGAGTTTTGATAACCGGTCCCAATGGAACGGGGAAAGAATTGGTTGCGCATCAATTGCACGACAAAAGCGATCGTTCTAGCGCTCCTATGGTAGAGGTCAACTGTGCAGCCATTCCTAGTGAATTAATCGAAAGTGAATTGTTTGGACACGTAAAAGGTGCTTTTACTTCGGCGGTGAAAGATCGTGCGGGAAAATTTGAGGTAGCCAATAAAGGGACTATTTTCCTTGATGAAATTGGTGATATGAGTTTGTCTGCACAAGCCAAAGTTTTGAGGGCTTTGCAGGAAGGAATCATAACGAGAGTAGGAGCAGACAACGATATAAAAGTTGATGTACGGGTGATTGCGGCTACCAATAAAGATTTAAAAAGCGAAATAGAAGCGGGTCGTTTTAGAGAAGATTTATACCATCGTTTGGCTGTGATTCTGATAAAAGTTCCGTCATTAAATGACAGAAGAGATGATATCCCTTCGTTGATTGAACATTTTGCTTCTAAAATTGCGGGCGAACAAGGAAATGCTGTCAAACATTTTTCTGCAGATGCGATTAATTTATTGAAGAAATACGATTGGACTGGAAACATCAGGGAATTGCGCAACGTGGTGGAACGATTGATAATCCTTGGTGGAAACGAAATTTCAGAAAGTGATGTCAAAGCTTTTGCAAGTAAATAA